The DNA window GGACCAGCGAGTTGGAGGATATCAAAGTGAGTGCCGAGCAGGCGCGGACAGCCGGACTCAGCGAGGAGGATCAGAGGGCTTATGAGCGAACCTGGGTCCACGACCTACAACTTCGTCTTGCGTGCCTATCAACGCAGGGCAGGTGCGTGGGGGCGCCGGACAGTGGACGCGACTGATGCGTCGCAGCTTGTCCATCATTCCATCGACCTATCCGGAGGACAGTCCAATCTGGCCCTGCTCTAGCGGATGCGCTCAAACGGATAATTCAGATTGCCTAAGGCCGTGAAGAGCGCATCGAGGTGATCGCTGCCCCGCGTCTCGATGGTCGCTTCCACCGCCGTATGGCCCAGCGCGACACCATGATAGGCACGGTCATGTTGGATGGTGACGACATTGACGCGCATGTCGGCCAGGACGCCGGTCAGAGAATGGAGTGCACCTGGACGGTCTGGCACCATCACCCGCAACTTGACCAGCCGGCCATCCTTCACCATGCCCCGCTCGATGATGTGGCTCAGGAACAACGGATCGATATTGCCGCCGCAAACCAAGGCAACGGTCTTCTTTCCCTTGAGGTTGGTCTTGTTGTGGAGCAGTGCGGCCACTGCGGTGGCGCCTGCGCCTTCCGCTACTGTTTTCTCCCGCTCGAGAAGATAAAGGATGGCGCTCGCGATTTCTTCTTCTTCGACGGTCACTAAGTCGTCGACATACTTCTCCACCAGCGGGAGCGTCTGTTCGCCAGCTCTCCGGACCGCGATTCCGTCGGCGATGCTGGTGGCGGCGGGGAGTTCGACCGTTGCATGATGGGCCACGGCCGCGAGCATCGACGGAATCCGGCTCGTCTGCACGCCAACGATCTTGATCTTTGGGTTCGTTTCTTTGATGGCGCAAGCCACGCCGCCGATGAGGCCGCCTCCGCCCACCGGCACCAGGATCGCTTCCACAAACGGATTCTGGCCGAGGATTTCAAGTCCAATCGTGCCCTGGCCGGCGATGACGGCGGGGTCGTCAAAGGCGTGGATGAAGGTCAAGCCGTCGGCAATCCCGCGACGCTTCGCCTCGGCCAGTGCCTCATCAAAGCTCTTGCCATAGAGGACAACCTCGCCGCCAAAACGCGCCGTCGCGTTGACCTTCGTGATGGGGGCATGTTCGGGCATGTAGATGATCGCCCGCACGCCCAGGCGAGTAGCATGATAGGCGACGCCCTGGGCATGGTTGCCGGCAGAGGCGCAGATCACGCCCTTCGCTCGCTCCTCGGGACTCATGAGCAGCAGCTTATTGAGCGCCCCACGCTCCTTAAAGCTTCCGGTCATATGCAAGTTTTCGAGTTTGAAATAAACCGGGTTACCCGATAGGGCGGTGAAGGTTTCTGAAAACTCGCAGGGCGTGACGTGGATTGTGGGGCGGATGCGCTGGTGCGCTGCCTCGATATCGGGGAGTGTGACCATCCGGAATCTATTGTGCCAGTTCCGCTGCTGGCTGCGGCGCTAACGAGAGAAGTGCAAGAGGTTGGAGCGCTGCTTGGGTGGTAGCATCGCGACTCCTTCGCCGGGTGGTTCCAGACGCTGTACGCTCTCATCCTCTAGCAGGGTTGCCTGGAGAATGGCCGAAGTCCGGTATCGATTCTGGAACATCGCAATCGAGCTCAGGCACAGTTCTTTCGTCGCAAAGCCGGACTCAGAATCGGCGAGGATCTGGCCGTCCCTGGCGCGGAGCATCCAATGCCAGCCTTGTGTTGCATCTACATGGATCAGAAATTTCACAGCACTGTTATTGATACATGCGTGTTCTGGAGTGATTTCCGCTCAACCATTGCAAATTTCTCCAGGGACGACTTGCCACTTGCAGGCGAAGGTATTCCCAAGAGGAAACGACATCGTTTGCTCAGGACAGTCCAACCTGCATCTCCTGCTGCGACAAGTTTTCAG is part of the Bryobacter aggregatus MPL3 genome and encodes:
- the ilvA gene encoding threonine ammonia-lyase — protein: MVTLPDIEAAHQRIRPTIHVTPCEFSETFTALSGNPVYFKLENLHMTGSFKERGALNKLLLMSPEERAKGVICASAGNHAQGVAYHATRLGVRAIIYMPEHAPITKVNATARFGGEVVLYGKSFDEALAEAKRRGIADGLTFIHAFDDPAVIAGQGTIGLEILGQNPFVEAILVPVGGGGLIGGVACAIKETNPKIKIVGVQTSRIPSMLAAVAHHATVELPAATSIADGIAVRRAGEQTLPLVEKYVDDLVTVEEEEIASAILYLLEREKTVAEGAGATAVAALLHNKTNLKGKKTVALVCGGNIDPLFLSHIIERGMVKDGRLVKLRVMVPDRPGALHSLTGVLADMRVNVVTIQHDRAYHGVALGHTAVEATIETRGSDHLDALFTALGNLNYPFERIR
- a CDS encoding YegP family protein; translation: MKFLIHVDATQGWHWMLRARDGQILADSESGFATKELCLSSIAMFQNRYRTSAILQATLLEDESVQRLEPPGEGVAMLPPKQRSNLLHFSR